One Suncus etruscus isolate mSunEtr1 chromosome 13, mSunEtr1.pri.cur, whole genome shotgun sequence genomic region harbors:
- the BZW2 gene encoding eIF5-mimic protein 1, translating to MNKHQKPVLTGQRFKTRKRDEKEKFEPTVFRDTLVQGLNEAGDDLEAVAKFLDSTGSRLDYRRYADTLFDILVAGSMLAPGGTRIDDGDKTKMTNHCVFSANEDHETIRNYAQVFNKLIRRYKYLEKAFEDEMKKLLLFLKAFSETEQTKLAMLSGILLGNGTLPATILTSLFTDSLVKEGIAASFAVKLFKAWMAEKDANSVTSSLRKANLDKRLLELFPVNRQSVDHFAKYFTDAGLKELSDFLRVQQSLGTRKELQKELQERLSQECPIKEVVLYVKEEMKRNDLPETAVIGLLWTCIMNAVEWNKKEELVAEQALKHLKQYAPLLAVFSSQGQSELILLQKVQEYCYDNIHFMKAFQKIVVLFYKADVLSEEAILKWYKEAHVAKGKSVFLDQMKKFVEWLQNAEEESESEGEEN from the exons ATGAAAAAGAGAAATTCGAACCCACAGTTTTTCGGGATACACTTGTCCAAGGGCTTAATGAAGCTGGTGATGATCTCGAAGCTGTAGCCAAGTTCTTAGACTCTACAGGCTCAAGATTAGATTACCGCCGCTATGCAGACACACTCTTCGACATCCTGGTGGCTGGCAGTATGCTCG CCCCCGGAGGAACACGCATAGATGATGGGGATAAGACCAAGATGACCAACCACTGTGTGTTTTCAGCAAATGAAGATCATGAAACCATTCGAAATTATGCTCAG GTCTTCAACAAACTCATCAGGAGATATAAGTATTTGGAAAAGGCATTTGAGGACGAAATGAAAAAG CTTCTCCTCTTCCTTAAAGCCTTTTCTGAAACCGAACAGACTAAGTTGGCTATGCTGTCAGGCATCCTTCTGGGCAATGGCACCCTTCCCGCCACCATCCTCACCAGTCTCTTCACTGACAGCTTAGTCAAGGAAG GCATTGCGGCCTCATTTGCTGTGAAGCTTTTCAAAGCATGGATGGCTGAGAAAGATGCTAACTCTGTTACCTCTTCTTTGAGAAAAGCCAACCTTGACAAGAGACTGCTG GAACTTTTTCCAGTGAACAGGCAGAGTGTGGATCACTTTGCCAAGTACTTCACTGATGCAGGTCTGAAGGAGCTTTCCGACTTCCTGCGTGTGCAGCAATCTCTGGGCACCAGGAAGGAATTGCAGAAGGAGCTCCAAGAGCGCCTTTCTCAGGAATGCCCTATCAAGGAG GTGGTGCTCTatgtgaaggaagaaatgaagaggaaTGACCTTCCTGAAACAGCAGTGATTGGGCTCCTGTGGACCTGTATCATGAATGCTGTGGAGTGGAACAAGAAGGAAGAACTTGTTGCTGAGCAGGCACTGAAGCACCTGAAG CAATATGCTCCCCTGCTGGCTGTGTTCAGCTCCCAAGGCCAGTCCGAGCTGATCCTCCTCCAGAAAGTTCAAGAATACTGTTATGACAACATCCATTTCATGAAAGCCTTCCAGAAGATCGTGGTTCTCTTTTACAAAG CTGACGTACTGAGTGAAGAAGCAATATTAAAGTGGTACAAAGAAGCACATGTTGCCAAAGGCAAAAGTGTTTTTCTTGACCAGATGAAGAAATTTGTTGAGTGGCTCCAAAATGCAGAAGAAG aATCGGAATCAGAAGGTGAGGAAAATTAG